In one Tripterygium wilfordii isolate XIE 37 chromosome 22, ASM1340144v1, whole genome shotgun sequence genomic region, the following are encoded:
- the LOC119991855 gene encoding mitotic spindle checkpoint protein MAD2 isoform X1, with amino-acid sequence MASRTVAKDIITLRGSAAIVSEFFGYAANSILYNRGVYPEESFVKVKKYGLPMLLTQDEGVKSFMANLTAQLSVSSPAEWLEEGKLQRIVLVIMSKVSSEVLERWNFSIETDGEVVEKGVSREKSDKEIMREIQAIMRQIASSITYLPCLDEPCVFDVLAYTDKDVAVPFTWIESDPKLIANPQMVKLHSFDTKIHKVDTLVSYKNDEWDEE; translated from the exons ATGGCATCAAGAACGGTTGCTAAAGACATAATCACTCTTCGTGGATCTGCTGCGATTGTGAGCGAATTCTTTG GTTACGCTGCGAACAG TATTCTTTATAACCGTGGGGTCTATCCGGAAGAAAGCTTTGTGAAGGTGAAGAAATATGGGCTTCCCATGTTGCTTACTCAAGATGAGGGTGTCAAATCTTTCATGGCCAACCTGACCGCTCAGTTGTCTG TCTCGAGCCCTGCAGAGTGGCTTGAAGAGGGAAAGCTACAGAGGATTGTTCTTGTGATAATGAGCAAAGTGTCCAGTGAGGTTCTGGAGAGGTGGAACTTCAGCATTGAGACTGATGGAGAGGTTGTGGAGAAGGG TGTGTCAAGGGAGAAGAGTGACAAAGAAATCATGAGAGAGATACAAGCAATCATGCGACAAATTGCTTCAAGCATTACTTACTTGCCATGCCTTGATGAACCTT GTGTATTTGATGTGTTAGCATACACTGATAAAGATGTTGCAGTACCATTTACTTGGATTGAGAGTGACCCAAAACTTATTGCGAATCCGCAAATGGTGAAGTTGCATTCTTTTGATACCAAA ATCCACAAGGTGGACACTCTTGTATCCTACAAGAATGATGAGTGGGATGAGGAGTAA
- the LOC119991855 gene encoding mitotic spindle checkpoint protein MAD2 isoform X2, which yields MASRTVAKDIITLRGSAAIVSEFFGYAANSILYNRGVYPEESFVKVKKYGLPMLLTQDEGVKSFMANLTAQLSEWLEEGKLQRIVLVIMSKVSSEVLERWNFSIETDGEVVEKGVSREKSDKEIMREIQAIMRQIASSITYLPCLDEPCVFDVLAYTDKDVAVPFTWIESDPKLIANPQMVKLHSFDTKIHKVDTLVSYKNDEWDEE from the exons ATGGCATCAAGAACGGTTGCTAAAGACATAATCACTCTTCGTGGATCTGCTGCGATTGTGAGCGAATTCTTTG GTTACGCTGCGAACAG TATTCTTTATAACCGTGGGGTCTATCCGGAAGAAAGCTTTGTGAAGGTGAAGAAATATGGGCTTCCCATGTTGCTTACTCAAGATGAGGGTGTCAAATCTTTCATGGCCAACCTGACCGCTCAGTTGTCTG AGTGGCTTGAAGAGGGAAAGCTACAGAGGATTGTTCTTGTGATAATGAGCAAAGTGTCCAGTGAGGTTCTGGAGAGGTGGAACTTCAGCATTGAGACTGATGGAGAGGTTGTGGAGAAGGG TGTGTCAAGGGAGAAGAGTGACAAAGAAATCATGAGAGAGATACAAGCAATCATGCGACAAATTGCTTCAAGCATTACTTACTTGCCATGCCTTGATGAACCTT GTGTATTTGATGTGTTAGCATACACTGATAAAGATGTTGCAGTACCATTTACTTGGATTGAGAGTGACCCAAAACTTATTGCGAATCCGCAAATGGTGAAGTTGCATTCTTTTGATACCAAA ATCCACAAGGTGGACACTCTTGTATCCTACAAGAATGATGAGTGGGATGAGGAGTAA
- the LOC119991854 gene encoding trihelix transcription factor GT-1-like isoform X1 produces MYLSEKPRPIDFYKEEASAARDTMIIELPASNEDYQPHHHHQHQQHHHQHQPQNMIIGDNSSSEDHEVRAPKKRAETWVQDETRSLIGFRREMDGLFNTSKSNKHLWEQIAAKMREKGFDRSPTMCTDKWRNLLKEYKKIKHHDKGSGGSAKMSYYKEIEEILKDRNKNSQYKSPTPPSSSKVDSYIQFSDKGFEDTSISFGPMEASGRTTLNLESRSLDPDGHDGHPLAIAAADGVASGVPPWNWRDTPGNGVDGHSYGGRVISVKYGDYTRRIGIDGTADSIKEAIKSAFRLRTKRAFWLEDEDQIIRSLDREMPLGNYTLHLDEGLAIKVCLYDETDHIPVHTEDRIFYTEDDYRDFLTRRGWLCLREFDGYRNIDTMDDLRPGAIYRGMSGQAPVIN; encoded by the exons ATGTACCTCTCAGAGAAGCCTCGCCCAATTGATTTCTACAAGGAGGAAGCGTCCGCTGCACGCGACACCATGATTATCGAGCTCCCTGCTTCCAATGAGGACTACCAACCTCATCACCATCACCAGCACCAGCAGCACCATCACCAGCACCAGCCGCAGAACATGATTATCGGGGACAACAGCAGTAGCGAGGATCACGAGGTGAGAGCCCCGAAGAAGAGGGCGGAGACCTGGGTCCAGGACGAGACGAGGAGTCTTATTGGTTTCCGGCGAGAGATGGATGGGCTGTTCAACActtcgaagtctaacaaacACCTCTGGGAGCAGATAGCGGCCAAAATGAGGGAGAAGGGGTTTGATCGTTCACCGACTATGTGCACCGACAAGTGGAGGAATCTCCTGAAGGAGTACAAGAAGATCAAACACCATGACAAGGGAAGTGGTGGCTCTGCTAAGATGTCGTATTACAAGGAGATTGAGGAGATTTTGAAGGACAGGAACAAGAATTCCCAGTACAAAAGCCCCACGCCGCCTTCTTCCTCCAAAGTTGATTCATACATTCAATTCTCTGATAAGG GCTTTGAAGACACTAGTATATCATTTGGCCCCATGGAAG CTAGTGGCAGGACAACGCTTAATCTTGAAAGTCGTAGTTTAGATCCTGATGGACATGACGGACATCCGCTTGCCATTGCGGCTGCAGATGGGGTTGCAAGTGGAGTTCCTCCTTGGAATTGGAGAGATACTCCTGGAAATG GTGTGGATGGTCATTCGTATGGTGGGAGGGTTATATCAGTCAAATATGGGGACTACACCAGAAGGATTGGCATTGATGGCACTGCAGATTCCATTAAGGAGGCAATCAAATCAGCATTTAGATTGAGAACCAAACGTGCATTTTGGTTGGAGGATGAGGACCAGATAATTCGGAGTCTTGACAGGGAAATGCCTCTTGGGAACTACACTCTCCACCTTGATGAAG GATTGGCTATAAAGGTGTGCCTCTATGATGAGACTGACCACATACCAGTACATACCGAGGACAGAATTTTCTACACTGAAGATGACTACCGTGATTTTCTGACCCGCCGAGGATGGTTATGTCTGAGGGAGTTTGACGGTTACAGAAACATTGACACCATGGACGATCTTCGACCAGGTGCAATCTACCGTGGCATGAGCGGCCAGGCACCAGTGATAAACTAG
- the LOC119991854 gene encoding trihelix transcription factor GT-1-like isoform X2: MYLSEKPRPIDFYKEEASAARDTMIIELPASNEDYQPHHHHQHQQHHHQHQPQNMIIGDNSSSEDHEVRAPKKRAETWVQDETRSLIGFRREMDGLFNTSKSNKHLWEQIAAKMREKGFDRSPTMCTDKWRNLLKEYKKIKHHDKGSGGSAKMSYYKEIEEILKDRNKNSQYKSPTPPSSSKVDSYIQFSDKGFEDTSISFGPMEGVDGHSYGGRVISVKYGDYTRRIGIDGTADSIKEAIKSAFRLRTKRAFWLEDEDQIIRSLDREMPLGNYTLHLDEGLAIKVCLYDETDHIPVHTEDRIFYTEDDYRDFLTRRGWLCLREFDGYRNIDTMDDLRPGAIYRGMSGQAPVIN, translated from the exons ATGTACCTCTCAGAGAAGCCTCGCCCAATTGATTTCTACAAGGAGGAAGCGTCCGCTGCACGCGACACCATGATTATCGAGCTCCCTGCTTCCAATGAGGACTACCAACCTCATCACCATCACCAGCACCAGCAGCACCATCACCAGCACCAGCCGCAGAACATGATTATCGGGGACAACAGCAGTAGCGAGGATCACGAGGTGAGAGCCCCGAAGAAGAGGGCGGAGACCTGGGTCCAGGACGAGACGAGGAGTCTTATTGGTTTCCGGCGAGAGATGGATGGGCTGTTCAACActtcgaagtctaacaaacACCTCTGGGAGCAGATAGCGGCCAAAATGAGGGAGAAGGGGTTTGATCGTTCACCGACTATGTGCACCGACAAGTGGAGGAATCTCCTGAAGGAGTACAAGAAGATCAAACACCATGACAAGGGAAGTGGTGGCTCTGCTAAGATGTCGTATTACAAGGAGATTGAGGAGATTTTGAAGGACAGGAACAAGAATTCCCAGTACAAAAGCCCCACGCCGCCTTCTTCCTCCAAAGTTGATTCATACATTCAATTCTCTGATAAGG GCTTTGAAGACACTAGTATATCATTTGGCCCCATGGAAG GTGTGGATGGTCATTCGTATGGTGGGAGGGTTATATCAGTCAAATATGGGGACTACACCAGAAGGATTGGCATTGATGGCACTGCAGATTCCATTAAGGAGGCAATCAAATCAGCATTTAGATTGAGAACCAAACGTGCATTTTGGTTGGAGGATGAGGACCAGATAATTCGGAGTCTTGACAGGGAAATGCCTCTTGGGAACTACACTCTCCACCTTGATGAAG GATTGGCTATAAAGGTGTGCCTCTATGATGAGACTGACCACATACCAGTACATACCGAGGACAGAATTTTCTACACTGAAGATGACTACCGTGATTTTCTGACCCGCCGAGGATGGTTATGTCTGAGGGAGTTTGACGGTTACAGAAACATTGACACCATGGACGATCTTCGACCAGGTGCAATCTACCGTGGCATGAGCGGCCAGGCACCAGTGATAAACTAG
- the LOC119990542 gene encoding uncharacterized protein LOC119990542 has protein sequence MSNVCIARYHGIPHKAVKQLCPRRRCGSGSCRFFSLCPAPLLTTALPIVRPTSALVLTSHLNPFDAPQRSDEWFALRKDKLTTSTFSTALGFWKGNRRQELWNEKVFTCEAKIAEASKRGAMEWGVLNEAAAIDRYKSITGHDVSMLGFAVHPAEQYDWLGASPDGLLGCYSGGGILEVKCPFNKGKPETALPWSIVPFYYMPQVQGQMEIMDREWVNLYCWTPNGSTIFHVRRERQYWEIIHGILREFWWENVVPAKDALLLGREEEANSYKPASTHKQTGFAIAKSIKLASEAKLLCREIAGHVEFYR, from the coding sequence ATGAGCAATGTATGCATTGCTAGATACCATGGTATCCCCCATAAAGCCGTGAAACAATTGTGTCCTAGGAGAAGATGTGGAAGTGGATCCTGCAGATTCTTTTCCCTCTGTCCTGCACCACTGCTTACAACTGCCCTCCCCATTGTCCGTCCAACCTCAGCACTAGTATTGACTTCACACCTTAATCCATTTGATGCACCACAACGGTCAGATGAATGGTTTGCCCTTCGAAAGGACAAGCTGACCACAAGCACCTTCAGTACTGCCTTGGGTTTTTGGAAGGGTAATCGACGCCAGGAACTCTGGAACGAGAAAGTATTCACGTGTGAGGCAAAAATTGCGGAAGCTTCAAAGAGGGGTGCCATGGAATGGGGTGTTCTCAATGAAGCAGCTGCAATAGACCGATACAAAAGCATCACAGGTCACGATGTGAGCATGTTAGGATTTGCCGTCCATCCAGCAGAACAATATGACTGGCTCGGTGCCTCCCCTGATGGCCTTCTTGGCTGCTATTCAGGAGGTGGCATCCTGGAGGTGAAGTGTCCGTTCAACAAAGGGAAGCCAGAGACTGCCTTGCCTTGGTCAATTGTGCCTTTCTATTACATGCCTCAGGTGCAGGGTCAAATGGAGATCATGGACCGAGAATGGGTTAATTTGTATTGTTGGACCCCAAACGGCAGCACCATATTCCACGTCCGTAGGGAGCGTCAGTATTGGGAGATTATACATGGGATTTTACGGGAATTTTGGTGGGAAAATGTAGTTCCTGCCAAGGATGCTCTGCTGCTGGGAAGGGAAGAGGAGGCAAATTCATATAAGCCAGCATCTACCCATAAGCAAACAGGATTTGCTATCGCTAAGAGCATCAAGTTAGCCAGCGAGGCCAAGTTATTGTGTAGGGAGATAGCAGGTCATGTTGAATTCTACAGATGA